The following coding sequences are from one Caballeronia sp. SBC1 window:
- a CDS encoding cyclase family protein: MQDQRRWKNRPDGSTWGDFGPDDQLGRPNLITTEQVLKGAREIRAGLSFCLSLPLDYPGDSKLNVRRHPPVLRPTTKDGLPYVNFPFARMEEQATDVVSDDQVLMSLQYSTQWDSLAHVGALFDADGDGVAESVYYNGYKANTDVVGPMDYRRADAFAPHACGNEHSHAEALGIENLAVKGMQGRGVLVDLVAHYGREHRTVGYDDLMFAIDADKVQIDRGDMLLLRTGFAELVLEMNRHPDEAVLNSQCCALDGRDQRLLQWLTDSGIAALVADNYAVERYPARPGEGHYPLMPLHHHCLFKLGLPLGELWYLRDLAAWLRANARSHFMLTAPPLRLPGAMGSPVTPIATV, from the coding sequence ATGCAGGATCAGAGGCGCTGGAAGAACCGGCCCGACGGTTCGACCTGGGGTGATTTCGGTCCCGACGATCAACTCGGACGACCGAACCTGATCACCACGGAACAAGTGCTGAAAGGCGCGCGCGAGATTCGGGCTGGCCTGAGTTTCTGCCTGTCCCTGCCGCTGGATTATCCGGGCGACAGCAAGCTGAATGTGCGTCGCCATCCACCGGTTTTGCGGCCCACTACGAAGGATGGTCTGCCCTACGTGAACTTTCCATTCGCGCGCATGGAGGAGCAGGCGACCGACGTGGTTAGCGACGATCAAGTCCTGATGAGCCTGCAATATTCCACCCAATGGGACTCGCTTGCACACGTGGGCGCGCTCTTCGACGCCGACGGCGACGGCGTGGCGGAAAGCGTTTACTACAACGGTTACAAGGCGAACACGGACGTAGTCGGGCCAATGGACTACCGTCGCGCCGACGCGTTTGCGCCGCATGCATGCGGAAACGAACATAGCCACGCAGAAGCGCTCGGTATTGAAAATCTCGCGGTGAAGGGCATGCAGGGACGCGGCGTTCTTGTCGATCTCGTGGCGCACTACGGGCGCGAGCATCGAACCGTAGGTTATGACGACCTGATGTTCGCGATTGACGCGGACAAGGTACAGATCGATCGCGGCGACATGCTGCTGCTGCGCACCGGGTTCGCTGAACTGGTTCTGGAGATGAATCGTCATCCCGATGAAGCCGTGCTCAACAGCCAGTGCTGCGCACTTGACGGCCGCGACCAGCGGCTGTTGCAGTGGCTGACCGATTCGGGCATTGCCGCGCTGGTGGCGGACAACTACGCGGTCGAACGTTATCCGGCGCGTCCGGGCGAAGGTCACTACCCGCTGATGCCGCTCCATCATCATTGTTTGTTCAAGCTCGGCTTACCGCTCGGCGAGCTCTGGTATCTACGCGATCTCGCGGCATGGTTGCGCGCCAACGCTCGCTCGCACTTCATGCTCACGGCGCCGCCGCTTCGTCTGCCGGGCGCAATGGGTTCGCCCGTGACGCCGATCGCAACCGTCTGA
- a CDS encoding AraC family transcriptional regulator, which translates to MTVAPPGLRTPRGRGNERGTIAGDFVEEALRCAERRGVARAALLERAGINPATLAAPLARVSAAQYGRLWSAVADALDDEFFGQDSHPMRRGSFALLSHAALGSRDGGQALTRIAGFLRLVLDDLRCEIDTNPTRVRIRLVDTGTESPSPRPMFAYATAFIMIYGLLCWLVGRRIPVLAAHLRCPEPAASDEYRLMFCDAMFFDQPASYVDLAPDCVSLPVVQTAATLKVFLREAPANFIVKYRNPDSLAARIRRKLRQAPPVDWPDSEEIAAALNMAEATLRRRLKQEGATYQSIRDALRRDLAIARLADTTQTLAEIAHALGFAEPSAFHRAFRKWTGVRPAAYRGVRADADIGPDA; encoded by the coding sequence GTGACTGTGGCTCCGCCCGGTCTCAGGACACCACGCGGCCGAGGCAACGAACGCGGGACCATCGCGGGGGATTTCGTCGAAGAAGCGCTGCGGTGCGCCGAGCGTCGAGGCGTGGCACGCGCTGCGTTACTCGAGCGAGCGGGCATCAACCCCGCCACGCTCGCGGCACCGCTCGCCCGTGTATCGGCCGCGCAATACGGCCGCTTATGGAGCGCCGTCGCAGATGCGCTCGACGATGAATTCTTCGGCCAGGACAGTCATCCGATGCGCCGTGGCAGCTTCGCGCTGCTTTCGCATGCTGCGCTGGGTTCCCGCGACGGCGGCCAGGCGCTGACCCGCATCGCCGGCTTCCTGCGGCTCGTGCTGGACGACCTGCGATGCGAGATCGACACCAATCCCACGCGGGTAAGAATTCGTCTCGTCGACACCGGTACTGAAAGCCCCTCACCCCGCCCAATGTTCGCTTACGCAACCGCGTTCATCATGATCTATGGTCTGTTGTGCTGGCTGGTTGGGCGTCGCATCCCGGTGCTGGCCGCGCATCTGCGCTGCCCGGAACCGGCGGCAAGCGACGAATACCGGCTGATGTTCTGCGATGCAATGTTCTTCGACCAACCCGCGTCGTATGTCGATCTCGCGCCGGACTGCGTCTCGTTGCCGGTCGTTCAGACCGCCGCTACGCTGAAGGTTTTCCTGCGCGAGGCGCCGGCCAATTTCATCGTTAAATATCGCAACCCCGATTCGCTCGCCGCGCGGATTCGCCGCAAGTTGCGGCAGGCGCCGCCCGTCGACTGGCCTGATAGTGAAGAGATCGCGGCGGCGCTGAACATGGCCGAAGCCACACTAAGACGCCGCCTGAAACAAGAGGGCGCGACCTATCAGTCGATCCGCGATGCGCTGCGGCGCGATCTCGCCATCGCACGGCTTGCCGACACGACGCAGACCCTCGCGGAGATCGCGCATGCGCTCGGGTTCGCGGAACCCAGCGCATTTCATCGCGCATTCAGGAAGTGGACGGGGGTGCGGCCGGCGGCATATCGCGGCGTGCGCGCTGACGCCGACATCGGCCCCGATGCATGA
- a CDS encoding SDR family oxidoreductase has protein sequence MTRERVLITGGAAGIGAACAERCEADGFEAVVIDRVGSGFIADLSDTEATARALEKALTGGPITRLINNVGVVVPAGAGEQSLEELELAWSLNVRCAMQCMQALLPGMQAAGFGRIVNMSSRAALGKELRTAYSATKAALIGMTRVWALELGRLGITANAIGPGPIRTELFDRANPPDSPRTRAIVESVPVKRVGTPDDIAHAVSYFLDARSGFVTGQVLYVCGGMTVGVAGV, from the coding sequence ATGACACGAGAACGAGTTTTGATTACCGGCGGTGCGGCCGGAATCGGTGCGGCCTGTGCCGAGCGTTGTGAAGCGGACGGCTTCGAAGCCGTGGTGATTGACCGGGTGGGTAGCGGTTTTATCGCCGATCTTTCGGATACCGAAGCAACGGCAAGAGCGCTCGAAAAAGCGCTCACAGGTGGCCCGATTACGCGGTTGATCAACAACGTCGGTGTGGTCGTGCCGGCCGGCGCAGGCGAGCAAAGTCTCGAAGAACTTGAGCTCGCATGGTCGCTGAACGTGCGTTGCGCGATGCAGTGCATGCAGGCGCTGTTGCCGGGCATGCAGGCCGCGGGCTTCGGCCGTATTGTGAACATGTCTTCGCGCGCGGCGCTGGGCAAGGAACTACGTACTGCGTACTCGGCGACCAAGGCCGCGTTGATCGGCATGACACGTGTATGGGCGCTTGAACTTGGCCGGCTTGGCATCACGGCGAACGCGATTGGCCCCGGCCCGATCCGCACTGAACTCTTCGATCGCGCGAACCCGCCGGACAGTCCGCGTACGCGCGCGATTGTGGAGAGTGTGCCAGTAAAACGCGTGGGCACGCCGGACGATATCGCACATGCAGTGTCCTATTTTCTCGATGCCCGCAGCGGTTTCGTCACCGGCCAGGTGCTCTATGTCTGTGGCGGGATGACAGTCGGCGTGGCGGGAGTCTGA
- a CDS encoding IclR family transcriptional regulator — translation MDVKTAMRVFDVINLFAEVRQPMIYSEIARRTEIPLSSCHALLQTMVAKGYLYAPGVKAGYYPTQRLLHVARDICSEDPLTLLFQPLLTALRDATGETAALATLAGNRVVYLDVMESRQKIRYSDEPGGFMYVHASAAGKALLGALPVDARRRLLDSCEPLSASTDGSVIDRAALEVEVEQGVTLGWHRSTGENVEDVAGLAKGFSIHGEAFALVIGGPKARLLKNQEHAVAALLDIFDRIPQTLIG, via the coding sequence ATGGATGTGAAAACTGCAATGCGCGTCTTTGACGTGATCAACCTGTTTGCCGAAGTCCGGCAACCGATGATCTACAGCGAGATTGCGCGTCGAACCGAAATCCCTTTGTCGAGTTGTCATGCGCTTTTGCAGACGATGGTGGCCAAGGGTTATCTCTATGCGCCGGGCGTAAAAGCGGGTTATTACCCGACGCAGCGCTTGTTGCATGTCGCACGCGACATTTGCAGCGAGGACCCGCTAACGCTGCTGTTCCAGCCGTTGCTGACCGCGTTGCGCGACGCGACGGGCGAAACGGCCGCGCTCGCGACGCTCGCAGGCAATCGGGTGGTCTATCTGGACGTCATGGAATCGCGCCAGAAGATTCGCTACAGCGATGAACCCGGCGGTTTCATGTACGTCCATGCCAGCGCAGCAGGCAAGGCGCTGCTAGGTGCGTTGCCGGTGGATGCACGACGGCGCCTGCTCGACAGTTGCGAGCCGCTGAGTGCATCGACGGACGGGTCGGTGATCGATCGCGCGGCGCTCGAGGTGGAAGTGGAGCAGGGCGTGACGCTTGGCTGGCATCGTTCGACCGGAGAGAACGTCGAGGACGTTGCAGGCCTTGCGAAGGGGTTCTCGATTCACGGCGAAGCGTTCGCGCTCGTTATAGGCGGCCCGAAGGCGCGCTTGCTGAAGAACCAGGAGCACGCCGTCGCGGCGCTCCTCGATATTTTCGACCGGATACCGCAGACGCTGATCGGCTAG
- a CDS encoding MFS family transporter: MADIALSTSADTRRRVLAIVGASSGNLVEWFDFYIYSFLALYFAPAFFPSGNPTTQLLNTAGVFAAGFLMRPIGGWMFGRIADKHGRRTSMMISVLMMCAGSLVICFLPTYASIGAWAPFFLLIARLFQGLSVGGEYGTSATYMSEVALQGRRGFFASFQYVTLIGGQLAALLVLVVLQQLLTTEELRAWGWRIPFGIGALAAVVSLYLRKSLDETTTAETRKLKEAGTLRGLMQHKGAFLTVIGFTAGGSLIFYTFTTYMQKYLVNTAGMHAKTASNVMTAALFIYMIMQPAFGALSDRIGRRKSMIWFGGLATFCTVPILYALKDVTSPVMAFVLVVIALAIVSLYTSISGLIKAEMFPAEVRALGVGLSYAVANAVFGGSAEYVALFLKSIGSESTFYWYVTALCAISWIVSLRMRDSSKVGYLRDVP, from the coding sequence ATGGCCGACATCGCCCTCTCAACTTCAGCCGACACCCGGCGACGCGTCCTCGCGATCGTCGGCGCTTCATCGGGAAATCTCGTCGAGTGGTTCGACTTTTATATCTACTCGTTCCTCGCGTTGTACTTCGCGCCGGCGTTCTTTCCAAGTGGCAACCCGACCACGCAGTTGCTCAACACCGCGGGCGTGTTCGCAGCGGGTTTCCTGATGAGGCCGATTGGCGGCTGGATGTTTGGCCGTATCGCCGACAAACACGGCCGCCGCACCTCGATGATGATTTCCGTGCTGATGATGTGCGCGGGCTCGCTCGTGATCTGCTTCTTGCCTACCTACGCGAGCATTGGCGCATGGGCGCCGTTCTTCCTGCTGATCGCCCGGCTGTTCCAGGGTTTGTCGGTGGGCGGCGAATACGGTACGAGCGCGACCTACATGAGCGAAGTGGCGCTGCAGGGGCGGCGCGGTTTCTTCGCGTCGTTCCAGTACGTGACGCTGATCGGCGGACAGCTTGCCGCGTTGCTCGTACTGGTCGTTCTGCAGCAGTTATTGACCACAGAAGAATTGAGGGCGTGGGGTTGGCGCATCCCATTCGGGATCGGCGCGCTCGCGGCGGTAGTGTCGCTGTATTTGCGGAAATCGCTCGATGAAACCACCACGGCCGAAACCCGCAAGCTGAAGGAAGCCGGCACCCTTCGCGGTCTCATGCAACATAAAGGCGCATTCCTCACCGTGATTGGTTTCACGGCGGGCGGATCGCTGATCTTCTACACGTTCACCACGTATATGCAGAAGTATCTGGTGAACACCGCAGGCATGCATGCCAAGACGGCCAGCAATGTGATGACCGCGGCATTGTTTATCTACATGATCATGCAGCCCGCGTTCGGCGCGTTGTCGGACCGGATCGGCCGGCGTAAGTCGATGATCTGGTTTGGCGGCCTCGCCACTTTCTGCACCGTACCGATCCTGTACGCGTTGAAGGACGTCACGAGTCCTGTGATGGCGTTTGTGCTGGTAGTGATTGCGTTGGCTATCGTGAGTCTCTACACGTCGATCAGCGGACTGATCAAGGCCGAAATGTTCCCTGCGGAAGTGCGCGCGCTGGGTGTGGGTTTGTCGTATGCGGTTGCAAATGCGGTATTTGGCGGCTCGGCGGAATATGTCGCGCTGTTCCTGAAGTCGATCGGCAGCGAGTCGACCTTCTACTGGTACGTGACGGCACTGTGCGCGATTTCCTGGATCGTCTCGCTGCGGATGCGCGATTCGTCGAAGGTAGGGTATTTGCGCGACGTGCCTTGA
- a CDS encoding DUF2891 domain-containing protein, whose protein sequence is MNPQSDQTHQTHRTLDAALASKFARLALGHLTREYPNKLDHVMGSAADAQGPRALHPIFYGSFDWHSCVHGYWLIARLVDRFPALPEAPAIHALIDSHFTHANVAAEVAYLQRPEARGFERPYGWAWLLSLAGQLHSMQSGEGQRWSMALAPLAHAFVERFTEYLPKLTYPLRVGTHFNTAFALTLAIGYARQVGDTAFETLIINTARRWYLNDAGCQAWEPGGDEFLSSSLMEAELMRRVLPPAEFAGWFDSFLPRLGAGEPATLFTPATVTDRSDGKLAHLDGLNLSRAWCQRSLARALPAGDVRIGLLDATANAHLTAGLAHVAGDYMGEHWLATFALLALEA, encoded by the coding sequence ATGAATCCGCAGTCCGATCAAACGCATCAAACGCATCGCACGCTCGACGCCGCCCTGGCATCGAAATTCGCCCGGCTCGCACTTGGCCACCTGACGCGCGAATATCCGAACAAGCTTGACCACGTGATGGGCAGCGCCGCCGATGCACAAGGCCCGCGCGCCCTCCATCCGATCTTCTACGGCAGCTTCGACTGGCACTCGTGCGTTCACGGCTACTGGTTGATCGCGCGGCTTGTTGACCGCTTCCCCGCCTTGCCGGAAGCGCCTGCAATTCACGCGTTGATCGACTCGCATTTCACCCATGCCAATGTCGCCGCCGAAGTCGCGTACTTGCAGCGTCCCGAGGCGCGTGGTTTTGAACGTCCGTACGGCTGGGCTTGGCTGCTCTCGCTTGCCGGCCAGCTCCATTCGATGCAGTCAGGCGAAGGCCAACGCTGGTCCATGGCGCTGGCGCCGCTTGCGCACGCATTTGTCGAGCGTTTCACGGAGTACCTGCCGAAATTGACGTATCCGCTGCGGGTGGGCACGCATTTCAATACGGCGTTCGCGCTGACGCTGGCTATCGGTTATGCGCGGCAAGTGGGTGATACGGCGTTTGAAACGCTGATCATCAATACCGCGCGCCGCTGGTATCTGAACGATGCCGGTTGCCAGGCGTGGGAACCGGGCGGCGATGAATTCCTGTCGTCGTCGCTGATGGAAGCCGAGTTGATGCGGCGGGTGTTGCCCCCGGCCGAATTCGCCGGCTGGTTCGACAGCTTCCTGCCCCGGTTGGGCGCGGGCGAACCCGCCACGCTGTTCACCCCGGCCACCGTGACGGATCGCAGCGACGGCAAACTGGCCCACCTCGACGGCCTGAACCTCAGCCGTGCGTGGTGCCAGCGTTCGCTCGCGCGTGCACTGCCGGCGGGCGACGTGCGTATCGGCTTGCTCGACGCCACGGCGAACGCTCACCTGACCGCGGGCCTCGCGCATGTGGCAGGCGATTACATGGGCGAGCACTGGCTCGCGACGTTCGCCTTGCTGGCGCTAGAAGCCTGA
- a CDS encoding 3-hydroxyacyl-CoA dehydrogenase: MSTAEIQRVAIVGAGSIGVAFAVVFARAGWPVRLFDPDMSRRDAAPGEIRQRLHELARFGLLDEAPDTVAARVQMAASIEAAVADADLVQECAPERVDVKRALFAQLDAAAPAKAIFTSASSALTASSFAGDLAGRHRCLIAHPGNPPYLIPVIEIVPAPFTAPDVTKRTLQLFRDAGLQPVLVSKEVEGFVFNRLQGAVLREAYCLVRDGVATVEDIDTVMRDGLGLRWSVIGPFETVDLNTRGGISSHAQKMGPAYERMGAQRGQHDPWTPELVERVAAARRAAVPLEQWDERVAWRDRALMALARHRRLAASGTDS, translated from the coding sequence ATGAGTACGGCCGAAATCCAGCGTGTGGCTATCGTGGGGGCGGGGAGTATTGGCGTCGCGTTCGCCGTGGTGTTCGCACGCGCGGGATGGCCCGTGCGCCTGTTTGATCCCGATATGTCGCGCCGTGACGCTGCACCGGGAGAGATCAGGCAGCGCTTGCATGAACTGGCGCGCTTCGGCTTGCTCGACGAAGCCCCTGACACCGTGGCGGCGCGGGTCCAGATGGCGGCGTCCATAGAAGCAGCGGTTGCCGACGCGGATCTCGTACAGGAGTGCGCACCCGAGCGGGTGGACGTCAAGCGTGCGCTGTTCGCGCAACTTGATGCCGCCGCGCCTGCAAAGGCGATTTTCACCAGCGCTTCATCGGCTTTGACGGCATCAAGCTTTGCTGGCGACTTGGCTGGAAGGCATCGTTGCCTGATTGCGCATCCGGGCAATCCACCGTACTTGATTCCCGTGATCGAGATTGTGCCCGCGCCTTTTACCGCGCCTGACGTCACGAAACGCACGCTGCAGCTTTTCCGCGATGCTGGCCTGCAACCCGTACTGGTATCGAAAGAAGTGGAGGGGTTCGTCTTCAACCGATTGCAGGGCGCGGTGCTGCGCGAAGCGTATTGCCTGGTGCGCGACGGCGTTGCGACCGTCGAGGACATAGACACAGTCATGCGTGACGGCCTCGGTTTGCGGTGGTCCGTGATCGGGCCGTTCGAAACGGTGGATCTGAATACGCGCGGTGGCATCAGCTCGCACGCGCAGAAGATGGGCCCTGCATACGAACGGATGGGTGCGCAACGCGGCCAGCACGATCCCTGGACACCGGAGCTGGTCGAGAGGGTGGCCGCGGCAAGGCGCGCGGCGGTGCCGCTTGAACAATGGGACGAACGTGTGGCATGGCGCGACCGCGCATTGATGGCGCTGGCACGCCACCGGCGGTTGGCGGCTTCAGGAACAGATTCCTGA
- a CDS encoding helix-turn-helix transcriptional regulator encodes MQQTVATPYQMGQILAAGRRRARLTQAEAAARLGVTQSRISTLEADSGALTLNQLLTLLGAYELQLQVLDKGSSPPTSPAPVLEW; translated from the coding sequence ATGCAGCAGACCGTGGCAACGCCTTACCAAATGGGTCAGATTCTCGCGGCCGGCCGCCGGCGCGCGCGCCTCACCCAAGCCGAAGCAGCCGCGAGGCTTGGCGTTACCCAAAGTCGTATATCGACGCTCGAGGCCGATTCCGGCGCGTTGACCCTCAATCAGTTGCTGACGCTTTTGGGTGCATACGAGCTGCAACTCCAGGTTCTCGACAAGGGCTCGTCTCCTCCGACCTCGCCCGCACCTGTACTGGAGTGGTAA
- a CDS encoding type II toxin-antitoxin system HipA family toxin translates to MPGRKPHSRALSVWVNGLRMGVWRIPTRGPMELAYDPEWAASDASRPLSLSLPIPLDNAPLKGDRVLNYFDNLLPDSEAIRKRIGQRFRTDTLDAFDLLQAIGRDCVGAVQLLGVDEEPAGVERIDGTPLSDTEIEMLLNQTAGSGTFGPQDDEDDFRISLAGAQEKTALLWHEGQWMKPHGATPTTHILKLPLGLVGNRRADLTTSVENEWLCMHLLRAYGVPVAETEIKTFGRQRVLSVKRFDRQMHSSGKWILRLPQEDFCQVMGLPSHKKYENEGGPGVIDLARVLQQSETASDDIETLLTVQILFWLLAAPDGHAKNFSIRLLQGGHFRLTPLYDVMSIWPVEGKGANQWSWYKAKLAMAVSGRNRHYAFRDIQRRHFNAMAPRCSYGRDAEPIIQRLIEDTPGVIERVSAELPEGFPARVADRIFEGLRRNVAALDAMPARLVA, encoded by the coding sequence ATGCCGGGACGCAAACCGCATTCCCGAGCGCTGTCGGTATGGGTCAACGGCTTACGGATGGGCGTCTGGCGCATACCCACTCGCGGCCCGATGGAACTCGCGTACGACCCCGAGTGGGCTGCCTCCGACGCCAGCCGGCCCCTCTCACTGTCGTTGCCTATCCCGCTCGATAACGCCCCGCTCAAAGGCGATCGGGTACTTAACTACTTCGACAACCTGCTGCCGGACAGCGAAGCCATTCGAAAGCGTATCGGCCAGCGATTCCGCACTGACACGCTGGATGCGTTTGATCTTTTGCAGGCCATTGGCCGGGACTGCGTCGGCGCAGTCCAGCTTCTGGGCGTCGACGAAGAGCCCGCTGGTGTCGAACGGATCGATGGTACCCCGCTCAGTGACACGGAAATCGAGATGCTCCTGAACCAGACTGCTGGCAGCGGCACTTTTGGCCCCCAGGACGACGAAGACGACTTCCGCATTTCCCTGGCCGGCGCGCAGGAAAAGACGGCGCTCCTCTGGCACGAGGGTCAGTGGATGAAACCCCACGGCGCCACGCCCACTACACATATCTTGAAACTTCCGCTTGGCCTGGTGGGTAACCGGCGCGCGGACCTCACCACGTCGGTCGAAAATGAATGGCTGTGCATGCATCTCCTGCGGGCCTACGGCGTTCCGGTCGCCGAAACGGAGATCAAGACCTTCGGCCGGCAACGCGTGCTGAGCGTCAAACGCTTTGACCGCCAGATGCACTCAAGCGGCAAGTGGATCTTGAGGTTGCCGCAAGAGGACTTTTGCCAGGTAATGGGTCTGCCCTCGCACAAAAAGTATGAAAACGAAGGGGGCCCGGGAGTCATCGATCTGGCACGGGTGCTTCAGCAGTCGGAGACGGCGAGCGACGACATAGAAACATTGTTGACCGTGCAGATACTTTTCTGGCTGCTGGCGGCGCCGGACGGGCACGCAAAGAACTTCAGCATCCGGCTGCTTCAGGGCGGACATTTCCGGCTGACGCCGCTTTATGACGTCATGTCCATCTGGCCAGTCGAGGGCAAGGGAGCGAACCAGTGGTCGTGGTACAAGGCCAAGCTCGCCATGGCTGTGTCGGGCAGGAACCGGCACTACGCTTTTCGCGATATCCAGCGCCGCCACTTCAACGCAATGGCACCGCGATGCTCATATGGACGAGATGCCGAACCGATTATCCAGCGGTTGATTGAAGACACGCCCGGTGTTATCGAACGTGTCTCGGCTGAGTTGCCGGAGGGCTTTCCGGCCAGGGTCGCGGATCGTATCTTCGAGGGACTGCGGAGGAACGTGGCCGCACTCGACGCCATGCCCGCCAGATTGGTTGCCTGA
- a CDS encoding acyl-CoA dehydrogenase family protein, with amino-acid sequence MDSFLTDDQRMIRDAARDFATEVLAPHAGQWDRDAALPDEVVRQLGELGLLGMIVPAEWGGTFSDYVAYALAIEEIAAGCASCSTLMAVHNSVGCGPILAFGTEAQKAEYLPKLATGEMIGAFALTEPQAGSEANNLKTRAIERDGQWVLSGAKQFTTNGARAGMAIVFAVTDPELGKKGLSAFIVPTNTPGFNVGRPEHKMGIRASDTCPISLDDCAIPAGNLLGARGEGLKIALANLEGGRIGIAAQAVGIARAAFDAARAYSHERVQFGKPIKDHQSVANLLADMQTSLNAARLLVLHAARMRTEGLPCLSEASQAKLFASEMAERVCSQAIQIHGGYGYLEDYPVERHYRDARITQIYEGTSEVQRMVIARQL; translated from the coding sequence ATCGACAGCTTCCTGACCGATGACCAACGCATGATCCGTGACGCCGCGCGCGATTTCGCCACCGAAGTGCTGGCGCCGCACGCGGGTCAATGGGACCGCGATGCCGCCTTGCCGGACGAAGTCGTGCGGCAACTCGGCGAACTCGGCTTGCTTGGCATGATCGTGCCCGCGGAATGGGGCGGTACGTTCAGTGACTATGTGGCGTATGCGTTGGCTATCGAAGAAATCGCGGCGGGCTGTGCCTCGTGTTCCACGCTCATGGCTGTGCACAATTCCGTCGGATGCGGACCCATTCTCGCGTTCGGCACTGAAGCGCAAAAGGCTGAATATTTGCCGAAACTGGCCACGGGCGAGATGATCGGCGCGTTTGCCCTGACTGAGCCGCAAGCTGGATCGGAGGCTAATAATCTGAAGACGCGCGCTATTGAACGCGACGGCCAGTGGGTGCTTTCCGGCGCGAAGCAGTTCACGACCAACGGCGCGCGTGCGGGCATGGCGATTGTGTTCGCCGTTACTGATCCGGAGCTTGGGAAGAAGGGCTTGTCGGCGTTCATCGTACCGACGAATACGCCGGGCTTCAACGTTGGGCGCCCCGAGCACAAGATGGGCATCCGCGCTTCCGATACCTGCCCAATTTCACTCGACGACTGCGCGATTCCGGCCGGCAATCTGCTGGGCGCGCGCGGCGAAGGATTGAAGATCGCGCTGGCTAATCTGGAGGGGGGGCGGATTGGTATCGCGGCGCAGGCGGTGGGCATTGCACGCGCGGCATTCGACGCGGCGCGCGCCTATTCGCATGAGCGTGTGCAGTTCGGCAAACCGATCAAGGATCATCAGTCGGTAGCCAACCTTCTCGCCGATATGCAGACCAGCCTGAACGCCGCGCGTCTGCTCGTGTTGCATGCCGCGCGCATGCGCACCGAAGGCTTGCCGTGCCTGAGCGAAGCGTCGCAGGCGAAGCTGTTTGCGTCGGAGATGGCGGAGCGGGTCTGCTCGCAGGCCATTCAGATTCACGGCGGTTATGGTTATCTGGAAGACTATCCGGTCGAGCGTCATTATCGTGATGCTCGCATCACGCAGATCTACGAAGGCACGAGCGAAGTGCAGCGCATGGTGATCGCACGGCAGCTGTAG